A part of Flavobacteriaceae bacterium GSB9 genomic DNA contains:
- a CDS encoding tetratricopeptide repeat protein yields MATYKKKGYKPKTKVEKEHNIEEGSTTAEVFNTLDETASKTEDFVAKNQKYIFIIIGVVALVVLGSLGYKEFIAKPKQTNAMNDMFQAQQYFDQAVTGVEKDSLYNLALNGGEGKFGMLDIIEEYSGTPSANLATYYAGTAYLRLKDYKKAIEYLSDFKSDDEILAPLAKGNIGDAFVQLNQPEDALGYYEQAAELRDNEFTTPMYLFKAGTIALDLGEADKALKYFERIKNDYSNSTEASKVEVFIGKAQVLANK; encoded by the coding sequence ATGGCAACTTACAAGAAGAAAGGTTACAAACCAAAAACAAAAGTAGAGAAAGAGCACAACATTGAAGAAGGATCAACAACTGCTGAAGTTTTTAATACCCTTGATGAAACCGCATCAAAAACAGAAGATTTTGTAGCTAAAAACCAAAAATATATATTCATCATTATAGGTGTAGTAGCCTTGGTGGTTTTGGGGTCTTTAGGATATAAAGAGTTTATAGCTAAGCCTAAGCAAACCAATGCAATGAACGATATGTTCCAAGCACAACAATATTTCGACCAAGCTGTTACAGGCGTTGAAAAAGACTCGTTGTACAACTTGGCACTAAACGGAGGTGAAGGTAAATTTGGCATGTTAGATATTATTGAGGAGTACAGCGGAACGCCATCTGCAAACTTGGCAACGTATTATGCTGGTACTGCTTATTTAAGACTAAAAGACTACAAAAAGGCCATTGAGTATTTAAGTGACTTTAAAAGCGACGACGAAATTTTAGCCCCATTGGCAAAAGGAAATATAGGAGATGCTTTTGTGCAGCTAAACCAACCTGAAGATGCATTAGGTTACTACGAGCAAGCAGCCGAACTAAGAGATAACGAGTTTACAACTCCAATGTACTTATTTAAAGCCGGAACGATTGCTTTAGATTTAGGTGAAGCCGATAAGGCACTGAAGTATTTCGAAAGAATAAAAAACGATTATTCAAATTCTACTGAAGCCTCAAAAGTAGAAGTGTTTATTGGAAAAGCTCAAGTATTGGCAAATAAGTAA
- a CDS encoding rhomboid family intramembrane serine protease produces MMRISETVKHLIIINVIMFVGTLAIGNDVFLNWFAMYFPENDAFRFWQIVTHMFMHGGFMHIFFNMFALWMFGTPVEQVLGSKRFLFIYFSAGLGAVALQVAYYYFDYYPLLQNISESGLTSDMIKKIVNMDIIEYAQNGNGYFSKEIFYEKLKTYLTDVNFNKGFIDQATFSNLYEMNTVANNSTMVGASGCIMGILAAFGMMNPEAKLMLIFLPIPIKAKYFIPGIIILDLISGLTGQSFFSPSNTAYMAHVGGALTGFFIMWYWKKNQFNQNRWY; encoded by the coding sequence ATGATGCGAATTTCAGAAACCGTTAAGCATTTAATAATCATTAATGTGATTATGTTTGTTGGAACACTGGCTATTGGAAATGATGTTTTTTTAAATTGGTTTGCCATGTATTTTCCAGAGAATGATGCTTTTCGCTTTTGGCAAATTGTGACCCATATGTTTATGCATGGTGGGTTTATGCATATTTTCTTTAATATGTTTGCCTTATGGATGTTTGGTACTCCTGTAGAGCAAGTTTTGGGTAGTAAACGCTTTTTGTTTATATATTTTTCAGCTGGTTTGGGTGCCGTGGCTTTACAAGTAGCTTACTATTATTTCGATTATTATCCTCTATTGCAAAATATATCAGAATCAGGGCTAACTTCTGATATGATTAAGAAAATAGTAAATATGGATATTATTGAATATGCGCAAAATGGTAATGGCTATTTTAGTAAAGAGATTTTCTATGAAAAATTGAAGACGTATTTAACAGATGTTAATTTTAATAAGGGTTTTATAGATCAGGCTACATTCTCAAATTTGTACGAAATGAATACAGTGGCAAATAATAGTACCATGGTTGGTGCTTCAGGTTGTATTATGGGGATTTTGGCCGCTTTTGGTATGATGAACCCAGAAGCCAAACTCATGCTCATATTTTTGCCAATACCCATAAAAGCCAAGTATTTTATTCCTGGTATTATTATTTTAGATTTAATCTCTGGGCTTACCGGTCAGTCGTTCTTTAGTCCAAGTAATACGGCCTATATGGCGCACGTAGGCGGAGCATTAACCGGTTTTTTTATTATGTGGTATTGGAAGAAGAATCAGTTTAACCAAAACCGTTGGTACTAA
- a CDS encoding bifunctional oligoribonuclease/PAP phosphatase NrnA, with protein sequence MEKQDIAGIKQLLGTKKKIVIVPHKNPDGDAIGSALGLCHYLLKSNHKAHVVTPNDFPSFLKWIPGSDTILKYDSQSRLCDALISDADIIFTLDFNAFHRTGDMETVLTESKGIKIMIDHHQSPDNYALYTYSDVNMSSTCEMVYHFIDMLDDTSLIDKTIATCLYVGIMTDTGSFRFSSTSSTTHRVVADLMDKGANNSEIHNLIFDSNSYEKLQLLGCALSNLKVIPESRTAYITLSQEELNKFNYKKGDTEGVVNYGLSLNGIVLAAIFIEDKQEGIIKISLRSKGDFSVNEMSRAHFNGGGHINAAGGKSYLSLNDTVEKFISILPSYNKALNDE encoded by the coding sequence ATGGAAAAACAAGATATTGCAGGCATTAAGCAGCTATTAGGCACTAAAAAAAAGATAGTGATTGTACCACACAAAAACCCGGATGGCGATGCAATTGGCTCTGCATTGGGGCTCTGCCATTACTTGTTAAAAAGTAACCATAAAGCACATGTAGTGACACCTAATGATTTCCCTTCGTTCTTAAAATGGATTCCCGGAAGCGATACTATTTTAAAATACGATTCGCAATCGAGGTTGTGCGACGCTTTAATTAGCGATGCCGATATTATCTTCACTTTAGATTTTAACGCTTTTCATAGAACCGGCGATATGGAAACGGTTTTGACCGAAAGTAAGGGCATTAAAATTATGATAGATCACCATCAATCGCCAGATAATTATGCTTTATATACTTACAGCGATGTTAATATGAGTTCTACCTGCGAAATGGTATACCATTTTATAGACATGCTGGACGACACCTCTTTAATTGATAAGACCATAGCGACCTGCTTGTATGTTGGAATCATGACCGACACAGGGTCTTTTAGGTTCTCATCCACTTCAAGTACAACGCACAGAGTGGTAGCCGACTTAATGGACAAAGGCGCCAATAATTCTGAAATACATAACTTAATTTTTGACTCAAATAGTTATGAAAAACTACAACTATTGGGCTGCGCGTTGAGTAACCTTAAGGTTATTCCTGAATCAAGAACGGCCTACATTACGCTTTCACAGGAAGAACTGAATAAATTCAATTACAAAAAAGGAGACACGGAAGGCGTGGTAAATTACGGACTCTCTTTAAACGGAATCGTCCTGGCTGCTATATTTATAGAAGACAAACAAGAAGGTATCATTAAAATATCGTTGCGTTCTAAAGGTGATTTTTCGGTTAACGAAATGTCTAGGGCGCACTTTAATGGTGGCGGCCATATAAATGCCGCTGGTGGAAAAAGCTATTTATCTCTAAATGATACGGTTGAAAAATTTATTAGTATATTGCCTAGTTATAATAAAGCCCTGAATGATGAATAA
- a CDS encoding DUF721 domain-containing protein, with protein MAKRNNEHIKISDALKEFIETNKLEKGLDKVNVAGAWAKLMGNGVNNYTTSVNLERETLYIQLNSSVLREELSYGKQKIITMLNDELGKEIIKKLVLR; from the coding sequence ATGGCCAAGCGCAACAACGAACACATTAAAATTAGTGACGCCCTCAAAGAATTTATTGAAACCAACAAACTCGAAAAAGGGTTGGACAAAGTAAATGTGGCAGGTGCCTGGGCCAAACTTATGGGCAACGGCGTTAACAATTACACCACTTCGGTAAACCTAGAACGAGAGACCTTATATATTCAATTAAATTCTAGTGTGTTACGCGAAGAATTAAGCTATGGTAAACAAAAAATAATCACCATGCTAAACGACGAATTAGGAAAGGAAATAATTAAAAAACTGGTTTTAAGATAA
- the ribH gene encoding 6,7-dimethyl-8-ribityllumazine synthase, with translation MATANKNLSEYDKNTIPNAKDFRFGIVVSEWNDTITEGLFEGAYQALVDNGVADKDIVRWNVPGSFELVYGCKKMQEQYVDAVIAIGSVIQGETKHFDFVCEGVTQGIKDLNVLNDIPVVFCVLTDNTMQQAQERSGGKHGNKGTEAAIAAIKMAELRKNA, from the coding sequence ATGGCTACGGCAAATAAAAATTTATCAGAATACGATAAAAACACAATCCCAAATGCGAAAGATTTTCGGTTTGGGATTGTTGTTTCAGAATGGAACGATACCATTACCGAAGGCCTTTTTGAAGGCGCTTACCAAGCATTGGTCGATAACGGGGTGGCCGATAAAGACATCGTACGTTGGAATGTGCCCGGTAGTTTCGAGCTTGTTTACGGTTGTAAAAAAATGCAAGAGCAGTATGTTGATGCCGTAATAGCTATTGGTAGTGTTATACAAGGTGAAACTAAACACTTCGATTTTGTTTGCGAAGGGGTAACCCAAGGCATAAAAGACTTGAATGTTTTGAATGATATCCCTGTTGTTTTCTGTGTGTTAACAGATAACACCATGCAGCAGGCCCAAGAGCGCTCTGGTGGAAAACACGGCAATAAAGGTACCGAAGCCGCTATTGCAGCGATAAAAATGGCCGAACTGCGAAAGAACGCCTAA
- a CDS encoding riboflavin synthase subunit beta has protein sequence MGLLKLRKNKKFSYTPRFYDDKGEGNPYEIKHKFDEYRKSVGANKGIKAKFNDAWDDYKNPDRQVNRRILIIVAILILVFLFIIEFDLSIFLPK, from the coding sequence ATGGGACTTTTAAAATTACGGAAAAACAAGAAATTTAGTTACACACCGCGTTTTTATGATGACAAGGGTGAAGGCAACCCTTATGAAATAAAACATAAATTTGATGAATACCGAAAATCTGTTGGGGCCAATAAAGGTATTAAAGCCAAGTTTAATGATGCCTGGGACGATTATAAAAACCCAGACAGGCAAGTTAACAGGCGTATTTTGATCATTGTCGCTATCTTAATTTTAGTGTTTCTATTCATCATCGAATTCGATTTATCTATTTTCTTACCTAAATAA
- a CDS encoding cold shock domain-containing protein, whose product MSKGTVKFFNDSKGFGFIIEEDNNKEHFVHISGLIDEIREGDLVEFDLQEGRKGLNAVNVKVV is encoded by the coding sequence ATGAGTAAAGGTACCGTAAAATTCTTCAACGATTCAAAAGGTTTTGGATTCATCATTGAAGAGGACAACAACAAAGAACATTTCGTTCACATTTCAGGACTTATCGATGAAATTCGTGAGGGTGATCTAGTGGAATTCGATCTACAAGAAGGTAGAAAAGGATTAAACGCCGTAAACGTAAAAGTAGTCTAA
- a CDS encoding endonuclease/exonuclease/phosphatase family protein: MGKLNFTNKIIYIANAVVAVLLLLSFILPFLPPKTFSVLAVLNLGVSLLIILNVVFFLYWLIKLKRQFMLSFTVLIIGYFAFGSLYKFSTSKNIKSAKNFTVMNYNVRLFNLFEWIPEKGVETKIKDFIKEEAPDVLCLQEYHPHKNIDLSFFKYKYEKLWGKKAKSGQAIFSNFPIIHSGSIEFPNTTNNAIYADVVKGTDTIRVYNIHLESLRINTNPESLQNEGSERLLKRVGNSFKMQQSQVELFLAHKKQCHYKMIVCGDFNNTAFSYVYRKVKGDLNDAFKEAGNGFGRTYDFKFFPVRIDFIFSDDAFAVNGFRTYNQHYSDHYPIMATLSLD; this comes from the coding sequence ATGGGTAAGCTAAATTTCACAAATAAAATTATTTATATAGCCAATGCAGTGGTTGCTGTGTTGCTTTTGCTTTCATTCATTTTGCCATTTTTGCCGCCCAAAACGTTTTCTGTATTAGCGGTGCTTAATTTGGGCGTTTCATTACTGATTATTCTTAATGTAGTGTTCTTTTTATATTGGCTTATTAAGCTCAAAAGGCAGTTTATGCTTTCTTTTACGGTTCTTATAATTGGCTATTTTGCGTTTGGTTCGCTTTATAAATTCTCTACTTCAAAAAACATTAAAAGCGCCAAGAACTTTACGGTTATGAACTATAATGTTAGGTTGTTCAATCTTTTTGAATGGATACCAGAAAAGGGCGTTGAAACCAAGATCAAGGATTTTATAAAAGAAGAAGCTCCAGATGTTTTGTGTTTACAGGAATACCACCCGCACAAAAATATCGATTTGTCGTTTTTTAAGTATAAGTACGAAAAGCTATGGGGTAAAAAGGCTAAATCCGGACAAGCTATTTTTTCAAATTTTCCCATAATCCATTCTGGGTCTATCGAATTTCCAAATACAACCAATAACGCCATTTATGCCGATGTGGTTAAAGGTACCGATACGATTCGCGTATACAATATCCATCTAGAGTCGCTTCGCATAAATACCAATCCTGAAAGTTTACAGAATGAAGGTTCTGAAAGACTTCTTAAACGCGTGGGCAATTCATTTAAAATGCAGCAGTCTCAAGTGGAATTGTTTTTGGCACACAAAAAGCAATGCCACTATAAAATGATTGTTTGTGGCGATTTTAACAATACGGCCTTTTCTTATGTGTACCGAAAGGTAAAAGGCGATTTAAATGACGCCTTTAAGGAAGCTGGAAATGGTTTTGGTCGCACTTACGATTTTAAATTCTTCCCGGTGCGGATTGATTTTATATTTTCTGATGATGCCTTTGCGGTGAATGGATTTAGAACTTACAATCAGCATTACTCTGATCATTATCCGATAATGGCGACTTTGAGCCTAGACTAA
- the gldI gene encoding gliding motility-associated peptidyl-prolyl isomerase GldI produces the protein MNKLLKIAFVLLLFSCKTPEARRPISVKSGSFIDASVERNKKLNAKEQASIEKLLKQQQQEYFASESGFWYYYNTKIENDTLNTPEFGDIVDFNYDVKSLSGTVIYSAEDLKTQRYAMDKEEIFTGLREGLKLMKTGETVTFLFPSQKAYGYYGDENRIGSNVPLICKVTVNSITSNQTN, from the coding sequence ATGAATAAACTACTAAAAATCGCTTTTGTTTTATTGCTTTTTAGCTGTAAAACACCCGAAGCGCGACGCCCCATTTCTGTAAAATCGGGCTCTTTTATTGATGCTTCGGTTGAGCGTAACAAAAAACTGAACGCCAAAGAGCAAGCCTCTATCGAAAAACTGTTAAAACAGCAACAACAAGAGTATTTTGCTTCAGAAAGCGGATTTTGGTACTATTACAATACCAAAATTGAAAACGACACCTTAAACACACCAGAATTTGGAGACATTGTAGATTTTAACTACGATGTAAAATCGCTTAGCGGAACTGTTATTTATTCTGCCGAAGACCTAAAAACCCAGCGTTATGCCATGGATAAAGAAGAAATTTTCACAGGGCTTCGTGAAGGGTTAAAGCTTATGAAAACGGGCGAAACCGTTACTTTTTTATTTCCGTCACAAAAAGCATATGGCTACTATGGTGATGAAAACCGAATAGGCAGCAATGTTCCCTTAATATGTAAAGTTACCGTTAACTCAATTACCTCCAATCAAACCAATTAA
- a CDS encoding DNA replication/repair protein RecF, producing the protein MILKSLSLLNYKNFESKSFAFNDKINCIVGNNGIGKTNVLDAIYHLSFGKSYFNPIALQNIKHEEDFFVINGEYEKEDKTEKVAISLKRGQKKVIKRNGKAYEKFSEHIGFLPLVIISPADRDLIIEGSSTRRKFIDSVISQSDKNYLNHLINYNKVLAQRNALLKYFALNHTFNKDTLEVYNNQLTDYGTIIFEKRDSFLKEFIPIFKSRYQAISNGNEVVDLVYHSPLFDGDLNTLFQQSINKDKALQYTSVGIHKDDLHFNIEEHPIKKFGSQGQQKSFLIALKLAQFDFIKAQSGVNPILLLDDIFDKLDENRVAQIIKLVDDENFGQLFISDTHAERTENAVKQVHQSYEIFKL; encoded by the coding sequence ATGATTTTAAAATCGCTATCCTTATTAAATTATAAAAATTTTGAGAGCAAATCGTTTGCATTTAACGATAAGATAAACTGTATTGTGGGCAATAATGGCATTGGAAAAACTAACGTACTGGACGCTATTTACCATTTGTCTTTCGGAAAAAGCTATTTTAATCCGATTGCATTACAAAACATTAAACACGAAGAAGATTTTTTTGTAATTAATGGAGAATATGAAAAGGAGGACAAAACCGAAAAAGTAGCCATTAGCTTGAAACGCGGACAGAAAAAAGTCATTAAGCGCAATGGTAAAGCCTACGAAAAATTTAGCGAACACATTGGTTTTTTACCGTTGGTTATTATTTCTCCGGCCGATCGCGACCTTATTATTGAAGGCAGTAGTACACGCCGAAAGTTTATTGATAGCGTGATTTCGCAAAGCGACAAAAACTACCTTAATCATTTAATTAATTACAATAAGGTGCTCGCGCAGCGTAATGCACTGTTAAAATATTTTGCGCTTAACCACACCTTTAATAAAGACACTTTAGAGGTTTATAACAACCAGCTGACCGATTACGGCACCATTATTTTTGAAAAACGCGATAGCTTTTTAAAAGAATTCATTCCTATTTTTAAATCGCGCTATCAAGCCATTAGCAATGGCAACGAAGTGGTTGATTTGGTTTACCACAGTCCGTTGTTTGATGGCGACCTAAACACACTTTTTCAGCAATCTATTAATAAAGACAAAGCCCTGCAATACACTAGTGTTGGCATACATAAAGACGACTTACATTTTAATATTGAAGAACACCCGATTAAAAAGTTTGGCAGCCAAGGCCAACAAAAATCGTTTTTAATTGCCCTTAAATTAGCGCAGTTCGATTTTATTAAAGCACAAAGCGGTGTGAATCCCATTTTATTATTGGATGATATTTTCGATAAGTTGGACGAAAACCGCGTAGCACAAATCATCAAATTGGTGGATGATGAAAATTTCGGACAGCTTTTTATTAGCGACACCCACGCCGAACGTACCGAAAATGCCGTAAAACAAGTGCATCAAAGTTATGAGATTTTTAAACTATAA
- a CDS encoding AKAP7 2'5' RNA ligase-like domain-containing protein — MDYRTHYTELYNASIEKIQNDAYEIDELIHSPNDNRFGITLLIRPPQEVKNEIQKFLNELKAVEPEQYYYQNSDIHITVMSIISCYDGFDLNAIDVSKYIDIIKKSITVNTNVEIQFKGLTASPSCIMVQGFMSSPSLNKIRDNLRTHFKNSDLEQSLDKRYAIQTAHATVVRFSKKLANKITFLNTIKTFKNYNFGTFNVQNLELVYNDWYQKEKHVKTLYNFNL; from the coding sequence TTGGACTATAGAACCCATTATACAGAACTATATAACGCTTCCATCGAAAAAATTCAAAACGATGCTTACGAGATTGACGAACTCATCCATTCACCAAACGACAACCGCTTTGGCATAACACTTTTAATTCGGCCGCCGCAGGAAGTTAAAAATGAAATTCAAAAGTTTTTGAATGAACTAAAAGCCGTTGAACCCGAGCAATATTATTATCAAAATTCCGATATACATATTACAGTAATGTCTATCATTTCCTGTTACGATGGCTTCGATTTAAACGCGATTGATGTTTCAAAATATATTGACATCATAAAAAAAAGTATAACCGTTAATACGAATGTCGAAATTCAATTTAAGGGGCTAACGGCATCGCCATCGTGCATTATGGTGCAGGGTTTTATGAGTTCCCCTAGTCTTAACAAAATTAGGGACAATTTAAGAACCCATTTTAAGAATTCCGATTTAGAGCAAAGCCTTGACAAACGTTACGCCATACAAACGGCACACGCAACTGTAGTTCGCTTTAGTAAAAAACTTGCCAATAAAATCACATTTTTAAATACTATAAAAACGTTTAAGAATTATAATTTTGGTACTTTTAATGTTCAAAACCTAGAACTGGTTTACAACGACTGGTACCAAAAAGAAAAACACGTAAAAACCCTCTATAATTTTAATTTATAA
- the mutL gene encoding DNA mismatch repair endonuclease MutL, whose amino-acid sequence MADIIQLLPDHVANQIAAGEVVQRPASVVKELLENAIDAGSDTIKLIIKDAGKTLVQVIDNGKGMSQTDARLSFERHATSKIRNAEDLFQLSTKGFRGEALASIAAIAHVELKTKQADDDVGTCLIIEGSHVASQDVVVTPTGTSVSVKNLFFNIPARRNFLKSDAVELRHVADEFHRVALAHPNIAFAMYNNGSETFNLPVSNFRQRIVNIFGNKTNEKLVPVEENTEVLKISGFVGKPEFAKKTRGEQYFFVNNRFIKSAYLNHAIASAFEGLLKNGTHASYFLNLEVNPQTIDINIHPTKTEIKFDDEHTLYALLRSAVKHSLGQFNIAPVLDFDRDPNLDTPYNYKTAAAKVPKIEVDSDFNPFKNETAFSGKQTTVFKPTPNNWDSLYVEMKSKDGASQTDFSEVQFESEEQTASIFGDEHEADSTNTTYQLHNKYVVSTIKSGMLLIDQHRAHQRILYEEFLKNITIKEATSQQLLFPLQLHFSSQDMAIVKQLKDDLEHTGFLFSNIEDGQVEVIGVPAGVPESEVPIILEQLISDVENEVPDSHFSAADLLAKSLAKSLAIKTGQALKKDEQEHLVNKLFACKEPNVTPANRTTFVTMSVDELDKKFI is encoded by the coding sequence ATGGCAGACATTATACAACTTTTACCCGACCACGTTGCAAACCAAATTGCCGCTGGAGAAGTTGTACAACGCCCGGCTTCAGTTGTTAAAGAGCTTTTAGAAAATGCCATTGATGCCGGTTCAGATACGATAAAACTCATTATAAAAGACGCAGGAAAAACTCTGGTTCAGGTTATCGACAATGGTAAAGGTATGAGCCAAACCGATGCGCGCTTAAGTTTTGAACGCCATGCCACGTCGAAAATCAGAAATGCCGAAGACTTATTCCAGTTAAGTACCAAAGGCTTTCGTGGTGAAGCATTGGCCAGTATTGCCGCCATTGCGCACGTAGAGCTAAAAACGAAACAGGCCGATGACGACGTTGGGACTTGTTTGATTATAGAAGGTAGTCATGTGGCTTCTCAAGACGTCGTAGTTACACCTACGGGCACATCAGTTTCAGTAAAGAACTTATTTTTTAATATTCCGGCGAGAAGGAATTTCTTAAAATCGGATGCCGTCGAGCTAAGGCACGTTGCCGACGAGTTCCACAGGGTGGCTTTGGCCCATCCCAATATTGCATTTGCCATGTACAATAACGGTAGCGAAACTTTTAATTTGCCCGTTAGTAATTTTAGGCAGCGTATTGTTAATATTTTTGGAAATAAAACTAACGAAAAATTAGTGCCAGTTGAAGAAAATACCGAAGTTTTGAAAATCTCAGGTTTTGTTGGTAAACCCGAATTTGCCAAAAAAACCCGTGGTGAACAGTATTTCTTCGTTAATAACCGATTTATAAAAAGCGCTTACCTTAACCACGCCATCGCTTCGGCTTTTGAGGGTTTATTGAAAAATGGTACACATGCCAGCTACTTTCTAAACCTTGAGGTTAATCCGCAAACCATCGATATTAATATCCACCCCACAAAAACCGAAATTAAATTTGACGACGAGCACACGCTTTATGCCTTGTTGCGCTCTGCCGTTAAACATAGTTTAGGGCAGTTTAACATTGCGCCCGTTTTGGATTTTGATAGAGACCCTAATTTAGATACGCCATACAATTATAAAACTGCAGCGGCCAAAGTGCCTAAGATTGAAGTGGACAGTGATTTTAATCCGTTTAAAAACGAAACTGCTTTTTCAGGAAAGCAAACCACTGTTTTTAAACCAACGCCCAATAATTGGGATAGTTTATACGTGGAAATGAAATCTAAAGACGGTGCGTCACAAACCGATTTTAGCGAAGTTCAATTTGAAAGCGAAGAGCAAACTGCTTCTATTTTTGGAGATGAACATGAGGCCGATTCGACCAATACCACCTATCAATTGCATAATAAATATGTGGTGAGTACTATAAAATCTGGTATGCTGCTCATAGACCAACACAGAGCGCACCAACGGATTTTATATGAAGAATTTCTTAAAAATATAACCATCAAGGAAGCCACAAGCCAGCAGCTCTTGTTTCCGTTGCAATTGCATTTTTCTTCGCAAGATATGGCTATCGTAAAACAGCTTAAGGATGATTTAGAACATACTGGGTTTCTGTTTTCGAACATTGAAGATGGGCAAGTGGAAGTTATAGGTGTACCTGCGGGTGTTCCAGAAAGCGAAGTGCCTATCATATTAGAACAACTAATAAGCGACGTAGAAAACGAAGTGCCCGATAGCCATTTTAGTGCCGCCGATTTATTGGCAAAATCACTTGCTAAAAGTCTGGCTATTAAAACGGGGCAGGCCTTAAAAAAAGATGAGCAAGAGCACTTGGTTAATAAGTTGTTTGCCTGCAAAGAACCTAACGTCACACCGGCCAACCGAACCACATTTGTTACAATGAGTGTAGACGAATTGGATAAAAAATTTATTTAA
- a CDS encoding rhomboid family intramembrane serine protease, translating to MSSLSQDIKYKLSRLNVLEKIIVINVVIFILGLLLKPYMTWFKLPSDFGDFILKPWSIITYAFLHFDIWHLLFNMLWLYFLARMFLNLFNPKMALNVYFLGAIFGGLLFMLGYTLLPSFFEGYSNLVGASAAVRALLIFLCSYMPNLEIRFFTFNLKLWYVGAVIVVLDVLGLFGANSGGNLAHLGGALLGYFYAKQLLKGQDIGKGFERVMDTIASWFKASKKGPLKTVHKNKNKVGGYTKADFNEFNNQKKIDVILDKISKSGYDSLTAEEKEFLFRAGKK from the coding sequence ATGAGTTCGTTGTCTCAAGACATAAAGTATAAACTTTCCAGACTTAATGTTTTGGAAAAGATTATAGTAATAAATGTGGTCATTTTTATATTAGGTTTACTACTAAAGCCCTATATGACTTGGTTTAAACTGCCCAGTGATTTTGGTGATTTCATATTAAAACCATGGAGCATTATTACTTATGCTTTTCTGCATTTCGATATTTGGCACCTTTTGTTCAATATGTTGTGGTTGTATTTTTTAGCTCGGATGTTTCTCAATCTGTTCAATCCTAAAATGGCACTCAATGTCTATTTTTTGGGCGCCATATTTGGAGGTCTGTTGTTTATGTTGGGCTATACGCTTTTGCCTAGCTTTTTTGAGGGCTATTCTAATTTGGTGGGTGCATCGGCAGCGGTTCGTGCATTGCTCATATTTCTTTGTTCTTATATGCCTAATCTAGAAATTAGATTTTTCACTTTTAATTTAAAATTGTGGTACGTTGGTGCAGTAATAGTTGTATTGGATGTTTTAGGTCTTTTTGGTGCTAATTCGGGTGGAAACTTGGCGCATTTGGGAGGCGCTCTTTTAGGTTATTTTTATGCAAAACAACTTTTAAAAGGCCAAGATATTGGTAAAGGTTTTGAGCGTGTTATGGATACGATTGCAAGTTGGTTTAAAGCCTCTAAAAAAGGGCCTTTAAAAACGGTTCATAAAAATAAAAATAAGGTAGGAGGGTATACTAAAGCCGATTTTAATGAGTTCAATAACCAAAAGAAGATTGATGTTATTTTAGATAAAATCAGTAAAAGTGGCTACGATAGCTTAACTGCAGAGGAGAAAGAGTTTTTGTTTAGGGCAGGGAAAAAATGA
- a CDS encoding nucleoside-diphosphate kinase, producing the protein MATNRTFTMLKPDAVEKGHIGAILEKISASGFKIVAMKLTQMTQADAEEFYGIHKERPFFGELVEYMTRGPIVAAILEKDNAVEDFRTLIGATNPADAAEGTIRKLYADSISENAIHGSDSDDNAAIEGAFHFSGRETF; encoded by the coding sequence ATGGCAACAAACAGAACATTTACAATGCTTAAGCCCGATGCAGTTGAAAAAGGACACATTGGTGCGATATTAGAAAAAATTTCTGCTTCTGGTTTTAAAATCGTAGCAATGAAATTAACGCAGATGACACAGGCTGATGCTGAGGAGTTTTACGGTATACATAAAGAGCGTCCGTTTTTTGGCGAGTTGGTTGAATACATGACTCGTGGGCCTATTGTTGCTGCCATTTTAGAAAAAGACAATGCCGTTGAAGATTTTAGAACTTTAATTGGAGCAACCAATCCTGCCGATGCTGCAGAAGGTACGATTAGAAAACTATATGCAGATTCTATAAGTGAAAATGCTATCCACGGGAGTGATAGCGATGATAATGCCGCTATTGAAGGTGCTTTCCATTTTTCTGGTCGTGAGACGTTTTAG